A single genomic interval of Malania oleifera isolate guangnan ecotype guangnan chromosome 13, ASM2987363v1, whole genome shotgun sequence harbors:
- the LOC131145841 gene encoding amino acid transporter AVT1I-like, which produces MEEQLPHSTSGSKGTTFLKTCFNGYNALCGIGIVTLPYTLAQGGWITLVLLLGVALITRYTALLLQRCMDSDSSIKTYHDVGWHAFGRKGRIIVSIFIYSAAYLASIGFLILESDSLHKLFPNAGFKLGEHNIRGKQLFTVLAGLAVLPTMWLKDLSMLSFISAGGNVAIVIIISSILWVGVVDSAGFSAKGELFRLGGIPTALSLYAFSYGGHEVFPTIYSSMKDKTRFSEVYN; this is translated from the exons ATGGAAGAACAACTGCCCCATTCAACCTCGGGAAGCAAAGGAACCACCTTCCTCAAAACCTGCTTCAATGGATACAATGCCTTGTGTG GAATTGGAATAGTAACGCTTCCGTATACACTAGCTCAAGGTGGGTGGATAACTCTTGTTCTTCTCCTTGGCGTCGCTCTCATAACTCGCTACACAGCCTTGCTGCTCCAACGGTGCATGGACTCGGACTCATCCATTAAGACCTATCATGACGTCGGCTGGCATGCATTTGGCCGTAAAGGGCGAATTATCgtatcaatttttatttattcagCGGCCTATTTGGCATCCATAGGGTTCTTGATATTGGAAAGTGACAGCCTGCACAAGTTGTTCCCGAATGCAGGGTTCAAATTGGGAGAACATAACATAAGAGGAAAACAACTTTTCACAGTTCTTGCAGGGCTGGCAGTCTTGCCCACCATGTGGCTGAAAGATCTGAGCATGCTTTCCTTCATCTCTGCAGGTGGGAATGTGgcaattgttattattataagcTCCATATTATGGGTTGGTGTAGTTGATAGTGCGGGGTTTTCTGCCAAAGGAGAGCTGTTTCGTTTGGGCGGAATTCCGACGGCTCTCAGCTTATATGCCTTCTCGTATGGCGGTCATGAGGTGTTTCCAACCATATACTCCTCTATGAAGGATAAAACTCGGTTCTCTGAG gtatataattaa